One window of Novipirellula aureliae genomic DNA carries:
- the pstC gene encoding phosphate ABC transporter permease subunit PstC, with protein MSTALTNDPLAQQRIDSYFARQRRSLSAVRLREKGIFLSLICCGVFSVLITLAIIGVLLGETITFFSFEEVTLGNFLGSAQWTPLLGATKSFGIWGLISGTLLITAIAMCFALPLGLITAIYLSEYAPRKVRNALKPILEILAGIPTVVYGFFALTTITPILQWLHDGFSVYNAMSAGIAVGILCFPTVCSLAEDALQAVPKSLRDAAYGLGGTRFDASVKVIVPAALSGIISAFLLAIARAIGETMIVALAAGSRPQLTIDPRDEIQTMTGFMVQMAGGDVSNFGTEYYSMYAVAFTLFLITLSLTMFGNVIRKRFRETYE; from the coding sequence GTGTCTACAGCACTCACTAACGATCCTCTCGCACAGCAGCGAATAGACAGCTACTTTGCTCGCCAGCGGCGGAGTTTGAGTGCTGTGCGCCTAAGAGAGAAGGGTATCTTTCTTTCGCTAATTTGTTGTGGCGTTTTCTCCGTTCTCATTACTCTTGCCATCATCGGAGTATTGCTGGGGGAAACGATTACCTTTTTCAGTTTTGAGGAGGTAACGCTAGGTAATTTTTTGGGATCGGCCCAGTGGACTCCGCTGCTTGGGGCGACGAAGAGTTTCGGAATTTGGGGATTGATCAGCGGCACGCTCTTGATCACGGCGATTGCGATGTGTTTTGCATTGCCGCTGGGTCTGATCACCGCGATCTATTTGAGTGAGTACGCACCTCGAAAAGTACGCAATGCACTCAAGCCGATACTGGAGATTTTGGCGGGAATTCCCACGGTGGTTTACGGGTTCTTTGCATTGACAACCATCACGCCGATCTTGCAGTGGTTGCATGACGGATTCAGCGTCTACAACGCCATGAGCGCAGGGATTGCGGTCGGCATTCTATGTTTTCCTACCGTTTGCTCGCTTGCGGAAGATGCTCTGCAAGCGGTCCCCAAATCGCTTCGCGATGCGGCATATGGACTCGGTGGGACTCGCTTTGATGCTTCGGTGAAGGTTATCGTCCCCGCGGCGCTCAGCGGCATTATTAGTGCGTTTCTGTTAGCCATTGCTCGGGCAATCGGCGAAACAATGATTGTCGCTTTGGCCGCAGGCAGTCGACCGCAATTAACGATCGATCCTCGAGATGAAATACAAACAATGACAGGTTTTATGGTTCAGATGGCGGGCGGTGATGTTTCCAATTTTGGAACCGAATATTATTCGATGTATGCCGTTGCCTTCACGTTGTTCTTGATCACGTTATCCTTGACGATGTTTGGTAACGTGATCCGAAAACGGTTCCGGGAGACGTACGAATGA
- a CDS encoding PstS family phosphate ABC transporter substrate-binding protein, producing MRRRVFRNFVTAVVFGFLVPASSQAQNASLLGKVDIDGSSTVYPISEAAASGFTKDFPNVKVNVGVSGTGGGFKRFTIGQTDISDASRPIKSTEFEAARESGIEFFEIPVAYDGLTLVVHKDNDFVDHLSVDEIRKIFTAEGSAKTWSEVRDGWPQKPIKIFAPGTDSGTFDYFKEVVADKEGSLRSDMSTSEDDNVLVTGVSGSPNAIGFFGVAYYEENQDKLKSVPIINPETNEPVSPDATTIENGTYAPFSRPLFIYVNARSFKRPEVRRFVAYYLQMAPKLAAQTGYVALPKTVYAEAMKHCRGGNTGTHYLTEDLKKRSGAVTELYKTTSTVN from the coding sequence ATGAGACGTCGAGTTTTTCGTAATTTTGTGACTGCAGTTGTATTCGGTTTCTTAGTCCCTGCATCTAGCCAGGCCCAAAATGCGAGTCTACTAGGAAAAGTGGACATTGACGGCAGTAGCACGGTATACCCCATTAGTGAGGCAGCGGCCAGCGGTTTCACCAAAGATTTTCCTAACGTGAAAGTGAATGTCGGAGTCTCGGGCACGGGTGGCGGGTTCAAGCGATTTACAATCGGACAAACCGATATATCCGATGCATCGCGACCGATCAAATCGACCGAGTTCGAGGCGGCTCGAGAATCAGGCATTGAATTCTTTGAGATTCCGGTGGCCTACGATGGATTGACCTTGGTTGTTCACAAAGACAATGACTTTGTCGATCATTTGTCGGTGGATGAGATCCGTAAGATTTTTACTGCCGAAGGGTCCGCGAAGACATGGTCCGAAGTCCGTGATGGTTGGCCGCAGAAGCCAATCAAGATCTTTGCTCCTGGCACGGACTCGGGAACGTTCGACTATTTCAAGGAGGTCGTTGCCGATAAGGAAGGGTCTCTTCGCTCGGATATGAGTACGAGTGAGGATGACAATGTACTAGTCACGGGCGTTTCGGGTTCACCGAATGCGATTGGATTCTTTGGGGTCGCCTACTACGAAGAAAATCAGGACAAGTTGAAATCGGTGCCAATCATTAATCCTGAAACCAACGAGCCGGTCTCACCTGACGCGACGACCATTGAAAACGGGACGTATGCTCCATTCAGTCGTCCCTTGTTCATCTACGTCAATGCTCGTTCTTTCAAGCGTCCGGAAGTTCGGCGGTTCGTTGCTTACTATTTGCAAATGGCTCCTAAGTTGGCCGCGCAAACCGGATACGTTGCCTTGCCAAAAACGGTCTACGCCGAAGCGATGAAGCATTGCCGTGGTGGTAATACTGGTACCCATTACTTGACAGAAGATTTGAAAAAACGCAGTGGTGCGGTAACGGAACTCTACAAGACCACCAGCACGGTAAACTGA
- a CDS encoding DUF721 domain-containing protein produces the protein MTFKKTKLRKPSYQGAESERPRERKIGSLVNQLISRRGYAQVTVVNEMEAAILEGIDESIRSSIRVGNLKRGVLDIYASDSVTLQELNFQKRSILKKILANHPQAKVSDLKFRIQSGV, from the coding sequence GTGACGTTCAAAAAAACGAAGCTTCGAAAACCGAGTTACCAAGGTGCCGAGTCGGAGCGTCCGCGTGAACGCAAAATCGGATCGCTTGTCAATCAATTGATCTCTCGCCGCGGTTATGCCCAAGTGACGGTCGTCAATGAAATGGAAGCTGCCATTTTAGAGGGGATCGACGAGAGCATCCGCTCAAGTATTCGCGTGGGTAATTTGAAGCGAGGTGTGCTCGACATCTACGCGTCCGATTCGGTAACGCTGCAAGAGCTGAACTTTCAAAAGCGTTCGATTCTGAAGAAAATCCTAGCAAATCATCCACAAGCAAAAGTCAGTGACTTGAAGTTCCGAATACAAAGCGGTGTCTAA